A stretch of Cucumis sativus cultivar 9930 chromosome 2, Cucumber_9930_V3, whole genome shotgun sequence DNA encodes these proteins:
- the LOC101214276 gene encoding copper-transporting ATPase HMA4 isoform X4 has product MEANIYDLKVPLNSRDLDYNLEKDRANLFFYGEVWRGRVRSNVEEHRTIDTIEAGGFLTDEFFNQAITSTCRLRISQITYPAKLRSLQKGLAMVHGVKRATVHLEFKEAKVLFDPNLTTETLILKAIADIGFEADLISVGDEAYEVHLKLDRASSGDMGAIKSSLEQAVGVTYVEMEVVERMVTVGYEPDRTGPRSILQFLEKYGARLYVPPKRRELEQHQEACAYRNLFLFSCLFSVPVVAFAMVLPMLPPYGDWLNFRVCKMLTIGMVLKWIFCTPVQFLAGGRGKDFFETSSMLISFILLGKYLEVMAKGKSSDALGKLAHLAPDTACLMNFDDNGSLLSEVEIDTQLIQRNDIIKIVPGAKVPVDGIVIGGESNVNESTITGEARSICKSTGDKVIGGTVNENGILFVKTTHVGTDTTLSRIVQLVESAQLSRAPAQKLADQISKFFVPVVVVAAFVTWLGWLICGEIGLYPKHWIPKGMDEFELALQFSISVLVIACPCALGLATPTAIMVASGKGASLGVLIKGASALQNAYKVKTVVFDKTGTLTVGRPEVVSVVLFSTFPMQEVCDAAIAIESNSDHPFAKPVVEHAKKMRRKFGARSECCKRVQNFEVFPGGGVGGKIDRKTVLVGNKRLMRVHNVDITPQVDRYTIENERLAQTCVLVAINGKIAGGFGVLDTPKPGTKAIISFLRSIGISTIMITGDNLATAFAVARGVGINKVFAEMDPIEKANQIKSLKTRGNIVAMVGDGVNDSHALAAADVGIAIGAGTNIAIEAADIVLMRSNLEDVVTAIDLSRQTVYRIWLNYIWALGYNIIGMPIAAGILYPFFGIRLPPWLAGACMAASSLSVVCSSLLLKCYRRPLNFQST; this is encoded by the exons ATGGAAGCTAATATTTATGATCTTAAGGTGCCTCTAAATTCAAGGGACCTCGATTAT AACTTGGAGAAGGATCGtgcaaatttgtttttctacgGAGAAGTATGGAGAGGAAGAGTGAGATCAAATGTAGAG GAACACAGAACAATAGATACCATAGAAGCCGGAGGATTCCTCACTGACGAATTTTTCAACCAAGCCATTACATCAACGTGTCGTCTAAGAATCTCGCAAATCACCTATCCAGCAAAACTCCGATCTCTTCAAAAAGGCCTAGCCATGGTGCACGGCGTAAAACGAGCAACCGTACATCTCGAATTCAAAGAAGCCAAAGTCTTGTTTGATCCAAATTTAACCACAGAAACCCTAATCCTCAAAGCAATCGCGGATATCGGCTTTGAAGCAGATCTCATCTCCGTGGGAGACGAAGCCTACGAAGTTCATTTAAAACTCGACCGAGCTAGCTCTGGAGACATGGGCGCCATAAAGTCCTCTCTGGAGCAAGCTGTCGGAGTAACTTATGTTGAAATGGAAGTGGTAGAGCGGATGGTGACGGTGGGGTATGAACCTGATCGGACGGGTCCAAGATCGATCTTGCAATTCTTGGAGAAGTATGGAGCAAGGTTGTACGTGCCTCCAAAGAGAAGAGAATTGGAGCAGCATCAAGAAGCTTGTGCTTATAGGAATTTGTTCTTGTTTAGCTGCTTGTTTTCTGTTCCGGTGGTGGCTTTCGCAATGGTGCTTCCAATGCTTCCTCCATACGGAGATTGGTTGAATTTTAGGGTTTGCAAGATGCTCACTATTGGGATGGTTCTTAAATGGATCTTCTGCACTCCAGTCCAGTTCCTTGCTGGTGGCAg GGGGAAGGATTTCTTTGAGACTAGCTCCATGTTGATCTCCTTCATTCTacttggaaaatatttagaggTCATGGCCAAAGGCAAATCATCAGATGCTTTAGGAAAGCTTGCTCATCTTGCTCCGGACACGGCTTGTTTGATGAACTTTGATGATAATGGAAGTTTGCTATCTGAGGTGGAGATTGATACCCAACTGATACAGAGAAATGACATAATTAAGATTGTTCCAGGGGCAAAAGTTCCTGTTGATGGGATTGTTATTGGTGGTGAAAGTAATGTGAATGAGAGTACAATTACAGGAGAAGCAAGATCCATTTGCAAATCAACTGGTGATAAG GTTATTGGAGGAACTGTCAATGAGAATGGAATCTTATTTGTTAAGACCACTCATGTTGGAACTGATACTACACTTTCTCGAATTGTACAACTCGTGGAATCAGCGCAGCTATCACGAGCACCGGCTCAAAAATTAGCAGATCAGATATCAAAGTTCTTTGTTCCTGTT GTTGTTGTGGCAGCATTTGTGACATGGCTTGGATGGTTAATTTGTGGAGAAATTGGTTTATACCCCAAACATTGGATACCAAAAGGCATGGATGAGTTTGAACTTGCACTGCAGTTTAGCATTTCAGTGCTGGTGATTGCATGCCCTTGTGCCCTTGGCTTAGCAACGCCAACTGCGATCATGGTTGCATCAGGAAAGGGTGCTTCTTTAGGCGTGCTCATTAAAGGGGCAAGTGCACTTCAAAATGCATACAAG GTGAAAACGGTAGTTTTTGACAAGACTGGAACTCTAACAGTTGGAAGGCCAGAGGTAGTTAGTGTTGTGCTTTTTTCTACATTTCCAATGCAGGAGGTTTGTGATGCAGCAATAGCAATTGAG TCAAACAGCGATCACCCTTTTGCAAAACCTGTAGTGGAGCAtgcaaagaaaatgagaaggaAGTTCGGGGCCCGAAGCGAATGTTGCAAACGCGTCCAGAACTTTGAGGTGTTCCCGGGAGGAGGGGTTGGAggaaaaattgatagaaaGACAGTTTTAGTAGGAAACAAAAGGCTAATGCGAGTTCACAACGTTGATATTACTCCTCAAGTTGATCGGTATACCATAGAAAACGAGCGGCTGGCTCAAACATGTGTCTTGGTAGCTATTAATGGCAAGATAGCTGGAGGTTTTGGCGTTTTGGATACACCAAAGCCGGGTACTAAAGCTATCATATCATTTCTTCGCTCCATTGGCATCTCAACCATAATGATCACTGGAGATAACTTGGCCACAGCCTTTGCGGTTGCAAGAGGAGTTGGGATTAATAAAGTCTTTGCAGAGATGGATCCAATTGAAAAGGCTAACCAGATTAAATCCTTAAAG ACGAGAGGCAATATTGTGGCAATGGTGGGAGATGGAGTAAACGACTCACATGCCTTAGCTGCAGCTGATGTTGGTATTGCAATTGGTGCTGGAACCAATATTGCTATAGAAGCAGCTGATATTGTTCTAATGCGAAGCAATTTAGAAGATGTGGTTACTGCCATAGATCTCTCAAGACAAACGGTTTATCGTATATGGCTTAACTACATCTGGGCTCTTGGCTATAATATCATCGGCATGCCTATCGCTGCCGGAATCCTATATCCCTTCTTTGGAATCCGATTGCCACCGTGGCTTGCTGGTGCCTGCATGGCTGCTTCCTCTCTTAGTGTTGTATGTTCTTCTCTCTTGTTGAAATGTTATAGGAGACCCTTGAATTTTCAATCCACttaa
- the LOC101214276 gene encoding copper-transporting ATPase HMA4 isoform X3 — translation MEANIYDLKVPLNSRDLDYNLEKDRANLFFYGEVWRGRVRSNVEEHRTIDTIEAGGFLTDEFFNQAITSTCRLRISQITYPAKLRSLQKGLAMVHGVKRATVHLEFKEAKVLFDPNLTTETLILKAIADIGFEADLISVGDEAYEVHLKLDRASSGDMGAIKSSLEQAVGVTYVEMEVVERMVTVGYEPDRTGPRSILQFLEKYGARLYVPPKRRELEQHQEACAYRNLFLFSCLFSVPVVAFAMVLPMLPPYGDWLNFRVCKMLTIGMVLKWIFCTPVQFLAGGRIVPCITTEICKYGCFGCCRHQCSLLLLEVMAKGKSSDALGKLAHLAPDTACLMNFDDNGSLLSEVEIDTQLIQRNDIIKIVPGAKVPVDGIVIGGESNVNESTITGEARSICKSTGDKVIGGTVNENGILFVKTTHVGTDTTLSRIVQLVESAQLSRAPAQKLADQISKFFVPVVVVAAFVTWLGWLICGEIGLYPKHWIPKGMDEFELALQFSISVLVIACPCALGLATPTAIMVASGKGASLGVLIKGASALQNAYKVKTVVFDKTGTLTVGRPEVVSVVLFSTFPMQEVCDAAIAIESNSDHPFAKPVVEHAKKMRRKFGARSECCKRVQNFEVFPGGGVGGKIDRKTVLVGNKRLMRVHNVDITPQVDRYTIENERLAQTCVLVAINGKIAGGFGVLDTPKPGTKAIISFLRSIGISTIMITGDNLATAFAVARGVGINKVFAEMDPIEKANQIKSLKTRGNIVAMVGDGVNDSHALAAADVGIAIGAGTNIAIEAADIVLMRSNLEDVVTAIDLSRQTVYRIWLNYIWALGYNIIGMPIAAGILYPFFGIRLPPWLAGACMAASSLSVVCSSLLLKCYRRPLNFQST, via the exons ATGGAAGCTAATATTTATGATCTTAAGGTGCCTCTAAATTCAAGGGACCTCGATTAT AACTTGGAGAAGGATCGtgcaaatttgtttttctacgGAGAAGTATGGAGAGGAAGAGTGAGATCAAATGTAGAG GAACACAGAACAATAGATACCATAGAAGCCGGAGGATTCCTCACTGACGAATTTTTCAACCAAGCCATTACATCAACGTGTCGTCTAAGAATCTCGCAAATCACCTATCCAGCAAAACTCCGATCTCTTCAAAAAGGCCTAGCCATGGTGCACGGCGTAAAACGAGCAACCGTACATCTCGAATTCAAAGAAGCCAAAGTCTTGTTTGATCCAAATTTAACCACAGAAACCCTAATCCTCAAAGCAATCGCGGATATCGGCTTTGAAGCAGATCTCATCTCCGTGGGAGACGAAGCCTACGAAGTTCATTTAAAACTCGACCGAGCTAGCTCTGGAGACATGGGCGCCATAAAGTCCTCTCTGGAGCAAGCTGTCGGAGTAACTTATGTTGAAATGGAAGTGGTAGAGCGGATGGTGACGGTGGGGTATGAACCTGATCGGACGGGTCCAAGATCGATCTTGCAATTCTTGGAGAAGTATGGAGCAAGGTTGTACGTGCCTCCAAAGAGAAGAGAATTGGAGCAGCATCAAGAAGCTTGTGCTTATAGGAATTTGTTCTTGTTTAGCTGCTTGTTTTCTGTTCCGGTGGTGGCTTTCGCAATGGTGCTTCCAATGCTTCCTCCATACGGAGATTGGTTGAATTTTAGGGTTTGCAAGATGCTCACTATTGGGATGGTTCTTAAATGGATCTTCTGCACTCCAGTCCAGTTCCTTGCTGGTGGCAg GATCGTACCGTGCATTACAACGGAAATCTGCAAATATGGATGTTTTGGTTGCTGTAGGCACCAATGCAGCTTACTTTTACTCG aggTCATGGCCAAAGGCAAATCATCAGATGCTTTAGGAAAGCTTGCTCATCTTGCTCCGGACACGGCTTGTTTGATGAACTTTGATGATAATGGAAGTTTGCTATCTGAGGTGGAGATTGATACCCAACTGATACAGAGAAATGACATAATTAAGATTGTTCCAGGGGCAAAAGTTCCTGTTGATGGGATTGTTATTGGTGGTGAAAGTAATGTGAATGAGAGTACAATTACAGGAGAAGCAAGATCCATTTGCAAATCAACTGGTGATAAG GTTATTGGAGGAACTGTCAATGAGAATGGAATCTTATTTGTTAAGACCACTCATGTTGGAACTGATACTACACTTTCTCGAATTGTACAACTCGTGGAATCAGCGCAGCTATCACGAGCACCGGCTCAAAAATTAGCAGATCAGATATCAAAGTTCTTTGTTCCTGTT GTTGTTGTGGCAGCATTTGTGACATGGCTTGGATGGTTAATTTGTGGAGAAATTGGTTTATACCCCAAACATTGGATACCAAAAGGCATGGATGAGTTTGAACTTGCACTGCAGTTTAGCATTTCAGTGCTGGTGATTGCATGCCCTTGTGCCCTTGGCTTAGCAACGCCAACTGCGATCATGGTTGCATCAGGAAAGGGTGCTTCTTTAGGCGTGCTCATTAAAGGGGCAAGTGCACTTCAAAATGCATACAAG GTGAAAACGGTAGTTTTTGACAAGACTGGAACTCTAACAGTTGGAAGGCCAGAGGTAGTTAGTGTTGTGCTTTTTTCTACATTTCCAATGCAGGAGGTTTGTGATGCAGCAATAGCAATTGAG TCAAACAGCGATCACCCTTTTGCAAAACCTGTAGTGGAGCAtgcaaagaaaatgagaaggaAGTTCGGGGCCCGAAGCGAATGTTGCAAACGCGTCCAGAACTTTGAGGTGTTCCCGGGAGGAGGGGTTGGAggaaaaattgatagaaaGACAGTTTTAGTAGGAAACAAAAGGCTAATGCGAGTTCACAACGTTGATATTACTCCTCAAGTTGATCGGTATACCATAGAAAACGAGCGGCTGGCTCAAACATGTGTCTTGGTAGCTATTAATGGCAAGATAGCTGGAGGTTTTGGCGTTTTGGATACACCAAAGCCGGGTACTAAAGCTATCATATCATTTCTTCGCTCCATTGGCATCTCAACCATAATGATCACTGGAGATAACTTGGCCACAGCCTTTGCGGTTGCAAGAGGAGTTGGGATTAATAAAGTCTTTGCAGAGATGGATCCAATTGAAAAGGCTAACCAGATTAAATCCTTAAAG ACGAGAGGCAATATTGTGGCAATGGTGGGAGATGGAGTAAACGACTCACATGCCTTAGCTGCAGCTGATGTTGGTATTGCAATTGGTGCTGGAACCAATATTGCTATAGAAGCAGCTGATATTGTTCTAATGCGAAGCAATTTAGAAGATGTGGTTACTGCCATAGATCTCTCAAGACAAACGGTTTATCGTATATGGCTTAACTACATCTGGGCTCTTGGCTATAATATCATCGGCATGCCTATCGCTGCCGGAATCCTATATCCCTTCTTTGGAATCCGATTGCCACCGTGGCTTGCTGGTGCCTGCATGGCTGCTTCCTCTCTTAGTGTTGTATGTTCTTCTCTCTTGTTGAAATGTTATAGGAGACCCTTGAATTTTCAATCCACttaa
- the LOC101214276 gene encoding copper-transporting ATPase HMA4 isoform X1, whose translation MEANIYDLKVPLNSRDLDYNLEKDRANLFFYGEVWRGRVRSNVEEHRTIDTIEAGGFLTDEFFNQAITSTCRLRISQITYPAKLRSLQKGLAMVHGVKRATVHLEFKEAKVLFDPNLTTETLILKAIADIGFEADLISVGDEAYEVHLKLDRASSGDMGAIKSSLEQAVGVTYVEMEVVERMVTVGYEPDRTGPRSILQFLEKYGARLYVPPKRRELEQHQEACAYRNLFLFSCLFSVPVVAFAMVLPMLPPYGDWLNFRVCKMLTIGMVLKWIFCTPVQFLAGGRFYVGSYRALQRKSANMDVLVAVGTNAAYFYSVYIVFKASTSNSFRGKDFFETSSMLISFILLGKYLEVMAKGKSSDALGKLAHLAPDTACLMNFDDNGSLLSEVEIDTQLIQRNDIIKIVPGAKVPVDGIVIGGESNVNESTITGEARSICKSTGDKVIGGTVNENGILFVKTTHVGTDTTLSRIVQLVESAQLSRAPAQKLADQISKFFVPVVVVAAFVTWLGWLICGEIGLYPKHWIPKGMDEFELALQFSISVLVIACPCALGLATPTAIMVASGKGASLGVLIKGASALQNAYKVKTVVFDKTGTLTVGRPEVVSVVLFSTFPMQEVCDAAIAIESNSDHPFAKPVVEHAKKMRRKFGARSECCKRVQNFEVFPGGGVGGKIDRKTVLVGNKRLMRVHNVDITPQVDRYTIENERLAQTCVLVAINGKIAGGFGVLDTPKPGTKAIISFLRSIGISTIMITGDNLATAFAVARGVGINKVFAEMDPIEKANQIKSLKTRGNIVAMVGDGVNDSHALAAADVGIAIGAGTNIAIEAADIVLMRSNLEDVVTAIDLSRQTVYRIWLNYIWALGYNIIGMPIAAGILYPFFGIRLPPWLAGACMAASSLSVVCSSLLLKCYRRPLNFQST comes from the exons ATGGAAGCTAATATTTATGATCTTAAGGTGCCTCTAAATTCAAGGGACCTCGATTAT AACTTGGAGAAGGATCGtgcaaatttgtttttctacgGAGAAGTATGGAGAGGAAGAGTGAGATCAAATGTAGAG GAACACAGAACAATAGATACCATAGAAGCCGGAGGATTCCTCACTGACGAATTTTTCAACCAAGCCATTACATCAACGTGTCGTCTAAGAATCTCGCAAATCACCTATCCAGCAAAACTCCGATCTCTTCAAAAAGGCCTAGCCATGGTGCACGGCGTAAAACGAGCAACCGTACATCTCGAATTCAAAGAAGCCAAAGTCTTGTTTGATCCAAATTTAACCACAGAAACCCTAATCCTCAAAGCAATCGCGGATATCGGCTTTGAAGCAGATCTCATCTCCGTGGGAGACGAAGCCTACGAAGTTCATTTAAAACTCGACCGAGCTAGCTCTGGAGACATGGGCGCCATAAAGTCCTCTCTGGAGCAAGCTGTCGGAGTAACTTATGTTGAAATGGAAGTGGTAGAGCGGATGGTGACGGTGGGGTATGAACCTGATCGGACGGGTCCAAGATCGATCTTGCAATTCTTGGAGAAGTATGGAGCAAGGTTGTACGTGCCTCCAAAGAGAAGAGAATTGGAGCAGCATCAAGAAGCTTGTGCTTATAGGAATTTGTTCTTGTTTAGCTGCTTGTTTTCTGTTCCGGTGGTGGCTTTCGCAATGGTGCTTCCAATGCTTCCTCCATACGGAGATTGGTTGAATTTTAGGGTTTGCAAGATGCTCACTATTGGGATGGTTCTTAAATGGATCTTCTGCACTCCAGTCCAGTTCCTTGCTGGTGGCAg ATTTTATGTAGGATCGTACCGTGCATTACAACGGAAATCTGCAAATATGGATGTTTTGGTTGCTGTAGGCACCAATGCAGCTTACTTTTACTCGGTATACATAGTATTTAAAGCATCCACTTCCAACTCTTTTAGGGGGAAGGATTTCTTTGAGACTAGCTCCATGTTGATCTCCTTCATTCTacttggaaaatatttagaggTCATGGCCAAAGGCAAATCATCAGATGCTTTAGGAAAGCTTGCTCATCTTGCTCCGGACACGGCTTGTTTGATGAACTTTGATGATAATGGAAGTTTGCTATCTGAGGTGGAGATTGATACCCAACTGATACAGAGAAATGACATAATTAAGATTGTTCCAGGGGCAAAAGTTCCTGTTGATGGGATTGTTATTGGTGGTGAAAGTAATGTGAATGAGAGTACAATTACAGGAGAAGCAAGATCCATTTGCAAATCAACTGGTGATAAG GTTATTGGAGGAACTGTCAATGAGAATGGAATCTTATTTGTTAAGACCACTCATGTTGGAACTGATACTACACTTTCTCGAATTGTACAACTCGTGGAATCAGCGCAGCTATCACGAGCACCGGCTCAAAAATTAGCAGATCAGATATCAAAGTTCTTTGTTCCTGTT GTTGTTGTGGCAGCATTTGTGACATGGCTTGGATGGTTAATTTGTGGAGAAATTGGTTTATACCCCAAACATTGGATACCAAAAGGCATGGATGAGTTTGAACTTGCACTGCAGTTTAGCATTTCAGTGCTGGTGATTGCATGCCCTTGTGCCCTTGGCTTAGCAACGCCAACTGCGATCATGGTTGCATCAGGAAAGGGTGCTTCTTTAGGCGTGCTCATTAAAGGGGCAAGTGCACTTCAAAATGCATACAAG GTGAAAACGGTAGTTTTTGACAAGACTGGAACTCTAACAGTTGGAAGGCCAGAGGTAGTTAGTGTTGTGCTTTTTTCTACATTTCCAATGCAGGAGGTTTGTGATGCAGCAATAGCAATTGAG TCAAACAGCGATCACCCTTTTGCAAAACCTGTAGTGGAGCAtgcaaagaaaatgagaaggaAGTTCGGGGCCCGAAGCGAATGTTGCAAACGCGTCCAGAACTTTGAGGTGTTCCCGGGAGGAGGGGTTGGAggaaaaattgatagaaaGACAGTTTTAGTAGGAAACAAAAGGCTAATGCGAGTTCACAACGTTGATATTACTCCTCAAGTTGATCGGTATACCATAGAAAACGAGCGGCTGGCTCAAACATGTGTCTTGGTAGCTATTAATGGCAAGATAGCTGGAGGTTTTGGCGTTTTGGATACACCAAAGCCGGGTACTAAAGCTATCATATCATTTCTTCGCTCCATTGGCATCTCAACCATAATGATCACTGGAGATAACTTGGCCACAGCCTTTGCGGTTGCAAGAGGAGTTGGGATTAATAAAGTCTTTGCAGAGATGGATCCAATTGAAAAGGCTAACCAGATTAAATCCTTAAAG ACGAGAGGCAATATTGTGGCAATGGTGGGAGATGGAGTAAACGACTCACATGCCTTAGCTGCAGCTGATGTTGGTATTGCAATTGGTGCTGGAACCAATATTGCTATAGAAGCAGCTGATATTGTTCTAATGCGAAGCAATTTAGAAGATGTGGTTACTGCCATAGATCTCTCAAGACAAACGGTTTATCGTATATGGCTTAACTACATCTGGGCTCTTGGCTATAATATCATCGGCATGCCTATCGCTGCCGGAATCCTATATCCCTTCTTTGGAATCCGATTGCCACCGTGGCTTGCTGGTGCCTGCATGGCTGCTTCCTCTCTTAGTGTTGTATGTTCTTCTCTCTTGTTGAAATGTTATAGGAGACCCTTGAATTTTCAATCCACttaa
- the LOC101214276 gene encoding copper-transporting ATPase HMA4 isoform X2, which produces MEANIYDLKVPLNSRDLDYEHRTIDTIEAGGFLTDEFFNQAITSTCRLRISQITYPAKLRSLQKGLAMVHGVKRATVHLEFKEAKVLFDPNLTTETLILKAIADIGFEADLISVGDEAYEVHLKLDRASSGDMGAIKSSLEQAVGVTYVEMEVVERMVTVGYEPDRTGPRSILQFLEKYGARLYVPPKRRELEQHQEACAYRNLFLFSCLFSVPVVAFAMVLPMLPPYGDWLNFRVCKMLTIGMVLKWIFCTPVQFLAGGRFYVGSYRALQRKSANMDVLVAVGTNAAYFYSVYIVFKASTSNSFRGKDFFETSSMLISFILLGKYLEVMAKGKSSDALGKLAHLAPDTACLMNFDDNGSLLSEVEIDTQLIQRNDIIKIVPGAKVPVDGIVIGGESNVNESTITGEARSICKSTGDKVIGGTVNENGILFVKTTHVGTDTTLSRIVQLVESAQLSRAPAQKLADQISKFFVPVVVVAAFVTWLGWLICGEIGLYPKHWIPKGMDEFELALQFSISVLVIACPCALGLATPTAIMVASGKGASLGVLIKGASALQNAYKVKTVVFDKTGTLTVGRPEVVSVVLFSTFPMQEVCDAAIAIESNSDHPFAKPVVEHAKKMRRKFGARSECCKRVQNFEVFPGGGVGGKIDRKTVLVGNKRLMRVHNVDITPQVDRYTIENERLAQTCVLVAINGKIAGGFGVLDTPKPGTKAIISFLRSIGISTIMITGDNLATAFAVARGVGINKVFAEMDPIEKANQIKSLKTRGNIVAMVGDGVNDSHALAAADVGIAIGAGTNIAIEAADIVLMRSNLEDVVTAIDLSRQTVYRIWLNYIWALGYNIIGMPIAAGILYPFFGIRLPPWLAGACMAASSLSVVCSSLLLKCYRRPLNFQST; this is translated from the exons ATGGAAGCTAATATTTATGATCTTAAGGTGCCTCTAAATTCAAGGGACCTCGATTAT GAACACAGAACAATAGATACCATAGAAGCCGGAGGATTCCTCACTGACGAATTTTTCAACCAAGCCATTACATCAACGTGTCGTCTAAGAATCTCGCAAATCACCTATCCAGCAAAACTCCGATCTCTTCAAAAAGGCCTAGCCATGGTGCACGGCGTAAAACGAGCAACCGTACATCTCGAATTCAAAGAAGCCAAAGTCTTGTTTGATCCAAATTTAACCACAGAAACCCTAATCCTCAAAGCAATCGCGGATATCGGCTTTGAAGCAGATCTCATCTCCGTGGGAGACGAAGCCTACGAAGTTCATTTAAAACTCGACCGAGCTAGCTCTGGAGACATGGGCGCCATAAAGTCCTCTCTGGAGCAAGCTGTCGGAGTAACTTATGTTGAAATGGAAGTGGTAGAGCGGATGGTGACGGTGGGGTATGAACCTGATCGGACGGGTCCAAGATCGATCTTGCAATTCTTGGAGAAGTATGGAGCAAGGTTGTACGTGCCTCCAAAGAGAAGAGAATTGGAGCAGCATCAAGAAGCTTGTGCTTATAGGAATTTGTTCTTGTTTAGCTGCTTGTTTTCTGTTCCGGTGGTGGCTTTCGCAATGGTGCTTCCAATGCTTCCTCCATACGGAGATTGGTTGAATTTTAGGGTTTGCAAGATGCTCACTATTGGGATGGTTCTTAAATGGATCTTCTGCACTCCAGTCCAGTTCCTTGCTGGTGGCAg ATTTTATGTAGGATCGTACCGTGCATTACAACGGAAATCTGCAAATATGGATGTTTTGGTTGCTGTAGGCACCAATGCAGCTTACTTTTACTCGGTATACATAGTATTTAAAGCATCCACTTCCAACTCTTTTAGGGGGAAGGATTTCTTTGAGACTAGCTCCATGTTGATCTCCTTCATTCTacttggaaaatatttagaggTCATGGCCAAAGGCAAATCATCAGATGCTTTAGGAAAGCTTGCTCATCTTGCTCCGGACACGGCTTGTTTGATGAACTTTGATGATAATGGAAGTTTGCTATCTGAGGTGGAGATTGATACCCAACTGATACAGAGAAATGACATAATTAAGATTGTTCCAGGGGCAAAAGTTCCTGTTGATGGGATTGTTATTGGTGGTGAAAGTAATGTGAATGAGAGTACAATTACAGGAGAAGCAAGATCCATTTGCAAATCAACTGGTGATAAG GTTATTGGAGGAACTGTCAATGAGAATGGAATCTTATTTGTTAAGACCACTCATGTTGGAACTGATACTACACTTTCTCGAATTGTACAACTCGTGGAATCAGCGCAGCTATCACGAGCACCGGCTCAAAAATTAGCAGATCAGATATCAAAGTTCTTTGTTCCTGTT GTTGTTGTGGCAGCATTTGTGACATGGCTTGGATGGTTAATTTGTGGAGAAATTGGTTTATACCCCAAACATTGGATACCAAAAGGCATGGATGAGTTTGAACTTGCACTGCAGTTTAGCATTTCAGTGCTGGTGATTGCATGCCCTTGTGCCCTTGGCTTAGCAACGCCAACTGCGATCATGGTTGCATCAGGAAAGGGTGCTTCTTTAGGCGTGCTCATTAAAGGGGCAAGTGCACTTCAAAATGCATACAAG GTGAAAACGGTAGTTTTTGACAAGACTGGAACTCTAACAGTTGGAAGGCCAGAGGTAGTTAGTGTTGTGCTTTTTTCTACATTTCCAATGCAGGAGGTTTGTGATGCAGCAATAGCAATTGAG TCAAACAGCGATCACCCTTTTGCAAAACCTGTAGTGGAGCAtgcaaagaaaatgagaaggaAGTTCGGGGCCCGAAGCGAATGTTGCAAACGCGTCCAGAACTTTGAGGTGTTCCCGGGAGGAGGGGTTGGAggaaaaattgatagaaaGACAGTTTTAGTAGGAAACAAAAGGCTAATGCGAGTTCACAACGTTGATATTACTCCTCAAGTTGATCGGTATACCATAGAAAACGAGCGGCTGGCTCAAACATGTGTCTTGGTAGCTATTAATGGCAAGATAGCTGGAGGTTTTGGCGTTTTGGATACACCAAAGCCGGGTACTAAAGCTATCATATCATTTCTTCGCTCCATTGGCATCTCAACCATAATGATCACTGGAGATAACTTGGCCACAGCCTTTGCGGTTGCAAGAGGAGTTGGGATTAATAAAGTCTTTGCAGAGATGGATCCAATTGAAAAGGCTAACCAGATTAAATCCTTAAAG ACGAGAGGCAATATTGTGGCAATGGTGGGAGATGGAGTAAACGACTCACATGCCTTAGCTGCAGCTGATGTTGGTATTGCAATTGGTGCTGGAACCAATATTGCTATAGAAGCAGCTGATATTGTTCTAATGCGAAGCAATTTAGAAGATGTGGTTACTGCCATAGATCTCTCAAGACAAACGGTTTATCGTATATGGCTTAACTACATCTGGGCTCTTGGCTATAATATCATCGGCATGCCTATCGCTGCCGGAATCCTATATCCCTTCTTTGGAATCCGATTGCCACCGTGGCTTGCTGGTGCCTGCATGGCTGCTTCCTCTCTTAGTGTTGTATGTTCTTCTCTCTTGTTGAAATGTTATAGGAGACCCTTGAATTTTCAATCCACttaa